In a single window of the Scophthalmus maximus strain ysfricsl-2021 chromosome 18, ASM2237912v1, whole genome shotgun sequence genome:
- the tulp4a gene encoding tubby-related protein 4a, whose amino-acid sequence MNCAHCPFRAAGMFAAVEHGPVLCSDSNILCLSWKGRVPKSEKEKPVCRKRYYEEGWLATGNGRGVVGVTFTSSHCRRDRPTPQRVNFNLRGHNSEVVLVRWNEPFQKLATCDTDGGIFVWIQYEGRWSVELVNDRGAQVSDFTWSHDGTQALISYRDGFVLVGSVSGQRHWSSEINLESQITCGIWTPDDQQVLFGTADGQVIVMDCHGRMLAHILLHESDGIVSMSWNYPSFLVEDSSESDTDSDDFSPPQVHNQKPLLTVSFTSGDISLMNNYDDLSPTLIHTNLKDVVVQWCSQGDLLAVAGMERTLLSTDPSCPPPTRNAIVKFFNVQGEHIYTLDTPAQRPITTLCWGHRDSRLFLACGPALYAVRVEHRVAGLQLLCQQGIATAVKEEKDIAKLTMPSRLCSYVTAAFIPTIKPPIPDPNNMRDFVSYPTAGNERLHCTMKRTEDNPEVGGPCYTLYLEYLGGLVPILKGRRISKLRPEFVIMDPKTDGKTDEIYGNSLISAMIDSCNCSDSSDIELSDDWVGKKSPKISRGSKSPKLPRINIDPRKSPKLSRTTQEISRSPRLPIRKPSIGSPSLTRKEFPLDDITQQNYLAQVTSNIWGTKFKIVGLAAFLPTNLGAVIYKTSLLHLQPRQMTIYLPEVRKISMDYINLPVFSPNVFSEDEDDLPVTGPAGGTDDNPPCTVNIPIAPIHSPAQAMSPAQSIGLVQSLLANQNVQLDVLTNSTATPAGAAAGGSDQSQDNILTAQYTVPTRYSSPGQVIFGGLEMSRLMVGPPPAHHPSQQQQQQQQQQQQPNHYHQQQQQHQQQQQQHQLQQQHQMQQQQQQHQMQQQQQQQQQQMQQQQQQQMQQQQQHQMQQQQHYQMQQQQHHHQLQQQLQIQIPVPSLSSGQHSGAAVHQLQSGALQIQIPHPPADLVVERASGGEHEHLLKIKTTRSTPQLAEGDTVVFSAPLELSKMNPPPPYPGTVAAAVAAAAAAAASASASAAASNATSAQGGGASGTPPPGDLCLKKGEFPLYPSGQQQAQYPTPLGYERITTFDSSGNVEEVCRPRTRLVCNQNVYTLQGPGSSATLRVTSSSSSSSAEKKIQLPYTSATLNRLTAPRYSIPSGDPPPYPDTANQNSAVGRNPGQRLDSSLIHATLRRNSREAALKVSQMLEPPRPLPPKAKNSALAASFQQRVPTALYTCSQCSSGSSVGATAPGSANGIAGGTIIRQDFPPRNGAPHSTVIVHSNSTTPLASQSSYNLLSALEASGSAVGGGSSRDRADYVNSAYSEDETLNQTLRHLALGGNDASGLIVKRPPPYQWDPAATEEVWVPQERTATLNPTGPHKPPPLILSPAQHLDVSRLPFVLSPKSPTSPSAASFQAAAAAAGYQISLQYPPATAYSGAQLQPIPGSPRPCSSPKEMVAPVPFSQQDATLVLPPGYPANLANLACCPLPPMYPGGSNCSGLPIPPIALHTPWGTYSACPPMPSPAVPLPPKASHMTVDKNVLSPPPPPPPPPPPPPPPPAELQNHGGLQEAIAEAGEGFQEVLSLTESPVPQRSEKFSKKNRKRGDGRADEANVPPLAEGSKPKKEGRALGDFNSLISSPRLGGRDKKKLKGQKEQQLKPKKLSKATANSEFQDSSESEPELFISGDELLNQCQSGKKGWKSKRNLRAASELDEFKCRKANEKEDRGLGSQGFVYVMANKQPLWNEATQVYQLDFGGRVTQESAKNFQIELEGRQVMQFGRIDGNAYILDFQYPFSAVQAFAVALANVTQRLK is encoded by the exons ATGAATTGCGCGCATTGTCCGTTT AGAGCTGCAGGGATGTTTGCCGCCGTGGAGCATGGCCCTGTCCTCTGTAGCGACTCCAACATCCTTTGCCTGTCCTGGAAGGGCCGGGTGCCCAAGAGTGAGAAGGAAAAGCCGGTGTGCAGGAAGCGCTACTATGAGGAGGGCTGGCTGGCTACCGGGAACGGCCGAGGAGTCGTCGGGGTCACGTTCACGTCCAGCCACTGCCGAAGGGACCGGCCCACTCCGCAGAGAGTCAACTTCAACCTCAGAGGACACAACAGCGAG GTGGTGTTGGTGCGGTGGAATGAGCCCTTCCAGAAACTGGCCACCTGTGACACAGATGGAGGGATCTTTGTTTGGATCCAGTACGAGGGACGCTGGTCTGTGGAGCTGGTCAATGACCGTGGAGCTCAG GTGAGTGACTTCACCTGGTCCCATGACGGCACCCAGGCTCTCATCTCCTACCGGGATGGCTTTGTCCTGGTGGGATCGGTTAGCGGGCAGAGACACTGGTCCTCCGAGATCAACCTGGAAAGCCAGATAACCTGTGGTATATGGACCCCTGATGACCAGCAG GTGTTGTTTGGTACTGCAGATGGACAGGTGATAGTGATGGACTGCCACGGGCGCATGCTGGCCCACATACTGCTGCATGAATCGGACGGCATCGTCAGCATGTCCTGGAACTACCCCAGTTTTCTGGTGGAGGACAGCAGTGAGAGCGACACGGACTCTGACGACTTCTCCCCACCACAAG TGCACAACCAGAAGCCACTGCTGACAGTAAGCTTCACCTCTGGTGACATCAGCCTGATGAACAACTACGATGACCTCTCCCCCACCCTCATCCACACCAATCTAAAGG ATGTGGTGGTCCAGTGGTGCTCACAGGGGGACCTCCTTGCCGTGGCAGGGATGGAGAGGACGCTCCTCTCCACTGAcccctcctgtcctcccccCACCAGGAACGCCATTGTCAAGTTCTTCAACGTTCAGGGTGAACATATCTACACACTGGACACGCCAGCACAG CGCCCGATCACGACGCTGTGCTGGGGTCACCGGGACTCCCGTCTGTTCTTGGCGTGTGGCCCGGCGCTTTACGCGGTGCGAGTGGAGCACCGCGTAGCCGGCCTGCAGCTACTCTGCCAGCAGGGCATCGCCACAgcggtgaaggaggagaaagatatTGCCAAGCTCACTATGCCTTCCCGCCTATGTTCTTACGTCACTGCCGCTTTCATCCCCACCATAAAG CCCCCCATCCCAGATCCCAACAACATGCGCGACTTTGTGAGCTATCCAACCGCTGGGAACGAGCGTCTGCACTGCACCATGAAGCGCACGGAGGACAACCCTGAGGTGGGGGGACCCTGTTACACTCTGTACCTGGAGTACCTCGGGGGTCTGGTGCCCATCCTCAAGGGCAGACGGATAAGCAAACTGCGTCCAGAGTTTGTCATCATGGACCCCAAGACCGACGGGAAGACAG ATGAGATATACGGCAACAGTCTCATATCTGCCATGATCGACAGCTGCAACTGCTCAGACTCCAGTGACATCGAGCTGAGCGACGACTGGGTCGGCAAGAAATCTCCAAAGATATCCAGGGGCAGCAAATCCCCCAAATTACCCAG GATCAACATTGATCCCAGAAAATCGCCCAAACTGTCCCGTACTACACAGGAGATCTCCAGGTCACCACGGTTACCCATACGGAAGCCCTCGATTGGTTCACCCAGTCTAACACGGAAGGAATTTCCTCTAGATGACATCACTCAG CAAAATTACCTAGCTCAGGTCACCTCCAATATTTGGGGAACAAAGTTCAAGATTGTGGGGCTGGCCGCGTTCTTGCCAACTAATCTGGGTGCAG TCATCTATAAGACAAGCCTCCTACATCTGCAGCCCAGACAGATGACCATATACCTGCCAGAGGTGCGTAAGATCTCCATGGACTACATCAATCTGCCCGTCTTCAGCCCGAATGTTTTCAGTGAGGACGAAGATGACCTGCCTGTCACAGGCCCTGCTGGTGGCACTGATGACAACCCTCCCTGCACTGTCAACATCCCCATCGCCCCCATTCATAGTCCTGCCCAGGCCATGTCCCCTGCTCAGAGCATTGGTCTGGTCCAGTCACTCCTAGCCAATCAAAATGTTCAGCTGGACGTCCTCACAAATTCCACCGCAACCCCTGCAGGTGCAGCTGCCGGTGGGTCAGACCAAAGTCAGGACAACATCCTGACGGCCCAGTACACTGTTCCCACCAGGTATTCTAGTCCTGGTCAGGTCATCTTTGGGGGACTGGAAATGAGTCGCCTAATGGTGGGACCACCGCCTGCTCATCatccatcacaacaacaacaacaacaacaacaacaacaacaacaaccaaatcactatcatcaacagcagcagcagcaccaaca gcagcagcagcagcatcagttgcaacagcagcatcagatgcaacagcagcagcagcagcatcagatgcaacagcagcagcagcagcagcaacaacagatgcaacaacaacaacagcaacagatgcaacaacagcagcagcatcagatgcaacaacaacaacattaccagatgcaacaacagcagcatcaccatcaacttcagcagcagcttcagatTCAAATCCctgttccctccctctcatcgGGACAGCATTCAGGTGCAGCTGTGCACCAGCTCCAGTCGGGGGCGCTGCAGATCCAGATCCCTCATCCGCCTGCCGATCTAGTGGTCGAGAGAGCATCGGGGGGCGAACATGAGCACCTACTGAAAATCAAAACCACTCGATCGACTCCCCAGCTGGCTGAGGGGGACACGGTGGTGTTCAGTGCCCCTCTGGAGCTCAGCAAGATGAATCCTCCACCCCCCTATCCCGGGAcggtggctgctgctgtggctgctgcagcagctgctgctgcctcggcGTCCGCCTCCGCTGCAGCCTCCAATGCCACATCTGCACAAGGAGGGGGCGCCAGTGGGACTCCTCCTCCTGGTGACCTTTGTCTGAAGAAGGGCGAGTTTCCACTCTATCCTTCAGGTCAGCAACAAGCACAGTACCCCACACCACTGGGATATGAAAGGATAACCACATTTGACAGCAGTGGGAATGTGGAGGAAGTATGTCGTCCTCGAACGCGCCTTGTCTGTAATCAGAATGTGTACACACTCCAGGGACCTGGCAGTTCCGCCACTCTCAGGGTCACCTcttcgtcgtcctcctcttcagctgAAAAGAAGATCCAGCTGCCCTATACCTCTGCAACTCTCAACAGACTTACTGCACCTCGCTACTCCATACCCAGCGGAGATCCGCCTCCGTACCCGGACACAGCCAACCAGAACAGCGCTGTTGGCAGGAACCCCGGGCAGAGGCTCGACAGCAGTCTAATCCACGCCACTCTCAGGAGGAACAGCCGAGAGGCTGCTCTCAAAGTTTCCCAGATGCTGGAACCACCTAGACCACTGCCTCCTAAGGCCAAAAATAGTGCACTAGCAGCCTCATTCCAGCAGAGGGTTCCCACAGCCTTATACACCTGCAGTCAGTGTAGCAGTGGATCCAGTGTTGGAGCGACTGCTCCAGGGAGTGCTAATGGGATAGCAGGAGGAACTATCATCAGACAAGACTTCCCTCCCAGGAACGGGGCACCACACAGCACAGTAATCGTTCACTCCAACAGCACCACTCCCCTGGCCTCCCAGTCTTCGTACAACCTGCTGAGCGCCCTTGAAGCATCTGGGAGTGcagtaggaggaggaagcagcagagatCGAGCCGATTATGTAAATTCAGCATATTCTGAGGATGAAACACTGAATCAGACTCTGAGGCATCTGGCATTAGGAGGAAATGATGCGTCAGGGTTGATTGTCAAACGCCCACCTCCCTACCAGTGGGACCCAGCTGCCACAGAGGAAGTGTGGGTTCCTCAGGAACGGACGGCCACATTGAACCCCACAGGACCCCACAAGCCACCCCCACTTATTCTTAGCCCAGCTCAGCACTTGGATGTGTCCAGGCTGCCCTTTGTCCTTTCTCCAAAGTCCCCCACTAGCCCCAGTGCTGCATCATTTCAAGCTGCCGCAGCAGCTGCGGGTTACCAAATCTCTCTCCAGTACCCTCCAGCAACTGCCTATTCTGGAGCCCAGCTCCAGCCCATTCCAGGGTCCCCACGCCCCTGCTCCTCCCCAAAAGAAATGGTGGCACCAGTGCCCTTCTCGCAGCAGGATGCAACACTTGTATTACCGCCGGGTTACCCTGCAAATCTGGCGAACCTGGCCTGCTGCCCCCTCCCGCCCATGTATCCAGGAGGAAGCAATTGTTCTGGGCTTCCCATTCCTCCCATTGCTCTTCACACTCCTTGGGGTACCTATAGCGCTTGCCCTCCTATGCCCAGTCCTGCCGTGCCACTCCCACCGAAAGCCTCCCACATGACAGTAGACAAAAAtgttctttcccctcctccccctccccctcctcctccaccaccccctccaCCGCCACCAGCAGAACTGCAGAACCACGGAGGATTACAAGAGGCCATTGCAGAGGCTGGGGAAGGTTTTCAAGAGGTGCTCTCCTTGACTGAGAGCCCTGTGCCACAGCGGTCTGAGAAGTTCAGCAAGAAGAACCGCAAGCGGGGGGATGGTCGGGCCGACGAAGCCAACGTGCCACCACTGGCCGAAGGGAGCAAGCCAAAGAAGGAGGGCAGAGCTCTGGGCGATTTTAACTCTCTCATCTCCAGTCCGCggctgggagggagggacaagaagaagctgaagggacagaaagagcagcagctgaagccTAAGAAGTTGAGCAAGGCTACTGCCAACAGTGAGTTCCAAGACAGTTCGGAAAGCGAGCCAGAGCTGTTCATCAGCGGGGATGAGCTGCTCAATCAGTGCCAGAGTGGCAAGAAAGGCTGGAAGAGTAAGAGGAACCTGAGGGCTGCCAGTGAACTCGACGAGTTCAAGTGCCGAAAGGCCAATGAGAAGGAGGACCGGGGGCTGGGCAGCCAGGGGTTTGTGTATGTCATGGCCAACAAGCAGCCACTGTGGAATGAGGCCACGCAGGTCTACCAGCTGGACTTTGGTGGGCGCGTCACCCAGGAGTCTGCGAAAAACTTTCAAATTGAACTGGAGGGCAGACAG GTGATGCAGTTTGGTAGAATTGATGGCAATGCCTACATCCTGGATTTCCAGTATCCCTTCTCTGCTGTCCAGGCCTTTGCGGTGGCTTTAGCCAATGTCACTCAACGCCTCAAATGA
- the mrps10 gene encoding probable 28S ribosomal protein S10, mitochondrial isoform X1, with protein sequence MAAPMALRRELCSLARILTGISHLGPRALVARSGHKKYNIIRSHLPQTPSTFFHTATVFSSTPSLVTVTEEPDVLYQKVSVLVKGHDRAVLDSYEYFATLAAEELGVNISKVYEPGKEIDRLTLLKSVHIFNKHRVQYEMRTHYRCIELSHLTGCTAQVFLEYIQRNLPEGVAMEVTKTTMEKVPDHILEPMWKDHPVDDKPSQ encoded by the exons ATGGCGGCACCCATGGCTCTCAGGCGAGAACTGTGTTCTTTGGCAAGGATACTCACAGGAATCTCACATTTG GGACCGAGAGCTTTGGTCGCCCGTTCAGGTCacaagaaatataatataatcag GTCCCATCTTCCGCAGACTCCCAGCACTTTCTTCCATACAGCAACAGTGTTTTCATCAACACCCTCATTG gtcactgtcacagaagagcCTGATGTGCTGTATCAGAAGGTGTCAGttttggtcaaaggtcatgacAGGGCCGTCTTGGACAGCTATGAGTACTTTGCCACCCTGGCAGCTGAAGAGCTGGGCGTCAATATCAGCAAAGT TTACGAACCTGGCAAGGAGATAGACAGACTTACGCTCCTTAAGTCGGTACACATCTTCAATAAACACAGGGTCCAGTATGAGATGAGGACACACTACCGGTGCATTGAG TTGTCTCATTTAACGGGATGCACAGCTCAGGTGTTCCTCGAATACATCCAGAGGAACCTCCCAGAGGGAGTAGCCATGGAGGTGACAAAG ACCACCATGGAGAAGGTTCCAGATCACATCCTTGAACCCATGTGGAAGGACCACCCCGTTGACGACAAGCCCAGCCAGTGA
- the mrps10 gene encoding probable 28S ribosomal protein S10, mitochondrial isoform X2 yields the protein MGPRALVARSGHKKYNIIRSHLPQTPSTFFHTATVFSSTPSLVTVTEEPDVLYQKVSVLVKGHDRAVLDSYEYFATLAAEELGVNISKVYEPGKEIDRLTLLKSVHIFNKHRVQYEMRTHYRCIELSHLTGCTAQVFLEYIQRNLPEGVAMEVTKTTMEKVPDHILEPMWKDHPVDDKPSQ from the exons ATG GGACCGAGAGCTTTGGTCGCCCGTTCAGGTCacaagaaatataatataatcag GTCCCATCTTCCGCAGACTCCCAGCACTTTCTTCCATACAGCAACAGTGTTTTCATCAACACCCTCATTG gtcactgtcacagaagagcCTGATGTGCTGTATCAGAAGGTGTCAGttttggtcaaaggtcatgacAGGGCCGTCTTGGACAGCTATGAGTACTTTGCCACCCTGGCAGCTGAAGAGCTGGGCGTCAATATCAGCAAAGT TTACGAACCTGGCAAGGAGATAGACAGACTTACGCTCCTTAAGTCGGTACACATCTTCAATAAACACAGGGTCCAGTATGAGATGAGGACACACTACCGGTGCATTGAG TTGTCTCATTTAACGGGATGCACAGCTCAGGTGTTCCTCGAATACATCCAGAGGAACCTCCCAGAGGGAGTAGCCATGGAGGTGACAAAG ACCACCATGGAGAAGGTTCCAGATCACATCCTTGAACCCATGTGGAAGGACCACCCCGTTGACGACAAGCCCAGCCAGTGA
- the si:ch211-51e12.7 gene encoding formin-like protein 20 isoform X2 codes for MNMDADTDEKMTETSKTFKGESRRTVTEYKSSGRGFRGRGRGGRMNRGGMRGGRGMMKGFGPPGHGRGRVRGGAMNGFAPMRGMGRMCPYPNLRGHLGRCGPMGMGPPPPPPPPPPPPMHLRGPFQPMHRHGPPPPPPPPGHPGFRGRPPHPRGRGMPPLGPPRHFHPRGPRGGGTKYSKPTRNPGLPSHLFPSPTAVCHLRSGTSLEKDGR; via the exons ATGAAT ATGGATGCAGACACAGATGAGAAGATGACAGAAACTTCAAAGACTTTCAAGGGTGAATCTCGGAGAACTGTAACCGAATACAAATCCAG TGGTCGCGGGTTCAGAGGGCGTGGTCGAGGGGGCCGGATGAATCGTGGTGGCATGCGTGGTGGGCGAGGAATGATGAAGGGATTCGGTCCACCTGGACATGGGAGGGGACGAGTGAGGGGTGGAGCCATGAATGGATTTGCCCCCATGAG GGGAATGGGGCGGATGTGTCCTTATCCGAACCTTAGAGGTCATCTAGGTAGGTGTGGACCAATGGGTATgggccctcctcctccacctccccctccaccaccgcctCCCATGCACCTCAGAGGCCCCTTCCAACCCATGCACAG GCatggacctcctcctccaccacctcctccggGTCATCCTGGTTTCAGAGGACGACCACCTCACCCACGAGGCCGTGGCATGCCGCCCCTTGGACCTCCACGCCACTTCCACCCGCGCGGCCCGAGAGG GGGGGGCACAAAGTACAGCAAACCCACCAGGAACCCAGGCCTTCCTTCacatctctttccttctccaACAGCGGTGTGTCACCTAAGGTCCGGCACTTCACTTGAAAAG GATGGAAGGTGA
- the si:ch211-51e12.7 gene encoding formin-like protein 20 isoform X1, giving the protein MNMDADTDEKMTETSKTFKGESRRTVTEYKSSGRGFRGRGRGGRMNRGGMRGGRGMMKGFGPPGHGRGRVRGGAMNGFAPMRGMGRMCPYPNLRGHLGRCGPMGMGPPPPPPPPPPPPMHLRGPFQPMHRHGPPPPPPPPGHPGFRGRPPHPRGRGMPPLGPPRHFHPRGPRGGGTKYSKPTRNPGLPSHLFPSPTAVCHLRSGTSLEKVSLFLCVSP; this is encoded by the exons ATGAAT ATGGATGCAGACACAGATGAGAAGATGACAGAAACTTCAAAGACTTTCAAGGGTGAATCTCGGAGAACTGTAACCGAATACAAATCCAG TGGTCGCGGGTTCAGAGGGCGTGGTCGAGGGGGCCGGATGAATCGTGGTGGCATGCGTGGTGGGCGAGGAATGATGAAGGGATTCGGTCCACCTGGACATGGGAGGGGACGAGTGAGGGGTGGAGCCATGAATGGATTTGCCCCCATGAG GGGAATGGGGCGGATGTGTCCTTATCCGAACCTTAGAGGTCATCTAGGTAGGTGTGGACCAATGGGTATgggccctcctcctccacctccccctccaccaccgcctCCCATGCACCTCAGAGGCCCCTTCCAACCCATGCACAG GCatggacctcctcctccaccacctcctccggGTCATCCTGGTTTCAGAGGACGACCACCTCACCCACGAGGCCGTGGCATGCCGCCCCTTGGACCTCCACGCCACTTCCACCCGCGCGGCCCGAGAGG GGGGGGCACAAAGTACAGCAAACCCACCAGGAACCCAGGCCTTCCTTCacatctctttccttctccaACAGCGGTGTGTCACCTAAGGTCCGGCACTTCACTTGAAAAGGTGAGCCTCTTCTTGTGTGTTAGTCCCTAA
- the si:ch211-51e12.7 gene encoding wiskott-Aldrich syndrome protein homolog isoform X4, protein MNMDADTDEKMTETSKTFKGESRRTVTEYKSSGRGFRGRGRGGRMNRGGMRGGRGMMKGFGPPGHGRGRVRGGAMNGFAPMRGMGRMCPYPNLRGHLGRCGPMGMGPPPPPPPPPPPPMHLRGPFQPMHRHGPPPPPPPPGHPGFRGRPPHPRGRGMPPLGPPRHFHPRGPRGGVSPKVRHFT, encoded by the exons ATGAAT ATGGATGCAGACACAGATGAGAAGATGACAGAAACTTCAAAGACTTTCAAGGGTGAATCTCGGAGAACTGTAACCGAATACAAATCCAG TGGTCGCGGGTTCAGAGGGCGTGGTCGAGGGGGCCGGATGAATCGTGGTGGCATGCGTGGTGGGCGAGGAATGATGAAGGGATTCGGTCCACCTGGACATGGGAGGGGACGAGTGAGGGGTGGAGCCATGAATGGATTTGCCCCCATGAG GGGAATGGGGCGGATGTGTCCTTATCCGAACCTTAGAGGTCATCTAGGTAGGTGTGGACCAATGGGTATgggccctcctcctccacctccccctccaccaccgcctCCCATGCACCTCAGAGGCCCCTTCCAACCCATGCACAG GCatggacctcctcctccaccacctcctccggGTCATCCTGGTTTCAGAGGACGACCACCTCACCCACGAGGCCGTGGCATGCCGCCCCTTGGACCTCCACGCCACTTCCACCCGCGCGGCCCGAGAGG CGGTGTGTCACCTAAGGTCCGGCACTTCACTTGA
- the si:ch211-51e12.7 gene encoding formin-like protein 20 isoform X3, which produces MNMDADTDEKMTETSKTFKGESRRTVTEYKSSGRGFRGRGRGGRMNRGGMRGGRGMMKGFGPPGHGRGRVRGGAMNGFAPMRGMGRMCPYPNLRGHLGRCGPMGMGPPPPPPPPPPPPMHLRGPFQPMHRHGPPPPPPPPGHPGFRGRPPHPRGRGMPPLGPPRHFHPRGPRGYHNGPVSPPPHPPPGRGQRWPGPPGGRRF; this is translated from the exons ATGAAT ATGGATGCAGACACAGATGAGAAGATGACAGAAACTTCAAAGACTTTCAAGGGTGAATCTCGGAGAACTGTAACCGAATACAAATCCAG TGGTCGCGGGTTCAGAGGGCGTGGTCGAGGGGGCCGGATGAATCGTGGTGGCATGCGTGGTGGGCGAGGAATGATGAAGGGATTCGGTCCACCTGGACATGGGAGGGGACGAGTGAGGGGTGGAGCCATGAATGGATTTGCCCCCATGAG GGGAATGGGGCGGATGTGTCCTTATCCGAACCTTAGAGGTCATCTAGGTAGGTGTGGACCAATGGGTATgggccctcctcctccacctccccctccaccaccgcctCCCATGCACCTCAGAGGCCCCTTCCAACCCATGCACAG GCatggacctcctcctccaccacctcctccggGTCATCCTGGTTTCAGAGGACGACCACCTCACCCACGAGGCCGTGGCATGCCGCCCCTTGGACCTCCACGCCACTTCCACCCGCGCGGCCCGAGAGG CTACCACAATGGACCGGTCTCTCCTCCGCCTCACCCCCCACCTGGCAGAGGCCAGAGGTGGCcagggccccctggtggccgacGCTTTTAA